In Accipiter gentilis chromosome 22, bAccGen1.1, whole genome shotgun sequence, the following are encoded in one genomic region:
- the SLC35C1 gene encoding GDP-fucose transporter 1, whose amino-acid sequence MSKAQLTRTGILRMALGGGGGGGDPLLPAEGGGGRRAPFLLRALRIAVVVCLYWFTSIAMVFLNKYLLDSPSLRLDAPLFVTFFQCALTAALCLGLSLGAACGPPCPGLPALRLDPKVSRSVLPLSAVFIGMVTSNNLCLKHVGVAFYNVGRSLTTVFNVLLSYLLLKQTTSLYALLACGVIIGGFWLGVDQEGAEGTLSWTGIFFGILASLCVSLNAIYTKKVLPVVDGSIWRLTFYNNVNACVLFFPLMMLLGEFRTLYHFDKLGSPSFWGMMTLGGVFGFAIGYVTGLQIKFTSPLTHNVSGTAKACAQTVLAVIYFEETKSFLWWTSNLMVLGGSFAYTWVKGLEMRKVQEEPNVKSSERNETGV is encoded by the exons ATGAGCAAGGCGCAGCTGACGCGGACGGGGATCCTGCGGATggcgctgggcggcggcggcggcggcggcgacccgCTGCTGccggcggagggcggcgggggccggcgggcccCTTTCCTGCTGCGGGCCCTGCGCATCGCCGTGGTGGTCTGCCTCTACTGGTTCACCTCCATCGCCATGGTCTTCCTCAACAAGTACCTGCTGGACAGCCCCTCGCTGCGCCTCGACGCCCCCCTCTTCGTCACCTTCTTTCAGTGCGCCCTGACGGCCGCCCTCTGCCTGGGCCTCAGCCTGGGGGCGGCCTGCGGGCCCCCCTGCCCCGGCCTGCCCGCCCTCCGCCTCGACCCCAAGGTGTCCCGCAGCGTCCTGCCCCTCTCCGCCGTCTTCATCGGCATGGTCACCTCCAACAACCTCTGCCTCAAGCACGTCGGCGTGGCCTTCTACAACGTGGGGCGCTCCCTCACCACCGTCTTCAACGTCCTGCTCTCCTACCTGCTCCTCAAGCAGACCACCTCCCTCTACGCCCTCCTGGCCTGCGGAGTCATCATAG GTGGCTTCTGGCTGGGTGTTGACcaggaaggagcagagggcaCTCTGTCATGGACAGGTATATTCTTTGGGATCTTAGCAAGCCTGTGTGTCTCGCTCAATGCCATCTACACCAAGAAGGTGCTGCCTGTGGTGGATGGTAGCATCTGGCGCCTGACCTTCTACAACAACGTCAATGCTTGTGTCCTGTTCTTCCCCCTCATGATGCTGCTGGGCGAGTTCCGCACCCTCTACCACTTCGACAAGCTGGGGAGCCCCAGTTTTTGGGGCATGATGACCCTGGGGGGAGTGTTTGGCTTTGCCATCGGGTATGTGACCGGACTTCAGATTAAGTTCACTAGCCCACTCACCCACAACGTGTCTGGGACAGCCAAGGCCTGTGCCCAAACAGTGTTGGCTGTTATCTACTTTGAGGAGACAAAGAGCTTCTTGTGGTGGACGAGTAACCTGATGGTTCTGGGGGGCTCTTTTGCCTACACGTGGGTGAAAGGGCTGGAGATGAGAAAGGTGCAAGAGGAACCTAATGTCAAAAGCAGCGAAAGAAATGAGACTGGTGTGTAG
- the CRY2 gene encoding cryptochrome-2, giving the protein MAAAALGPAPASASASAPALCRSVHWFRRGLRLHDNPALQEALRDAASLRCIYILDPWFAASSAVGINRWRFLLQSLEDLDNSLRKLNSRLFVVRGQPTDVFPRLFKEWGVTRLTFEYDSEPFGKERDAAIVKLAKEAGVEVVIENSHTLYDLDRIIELNGHKPPLTYKRFQAIISRMELPKKPVSTVISQQMETCKVDIQENHDDVYGVPSLEELGFPTDGLAPAVWQGGETEALARLDKHLERKAWVANYERPRMNANSLLASPTGLSPYLRFGCLSCRLFYYRLWELYKKVKRNSTPPLSLYGQLLWREFFYTAATNNPKFDRMEGNPICIQIPWDRNPEALAKWAEGKTGFPWIDAIMTQLRQEGWIHHLARHAVACFLTRGDLWISWESGVRVFDELLLDADFSVNAGSWMWLSCSAFFQQFFHCYCPVGFGRRTDPSGDYVKRYLPKLKGFPSRYIYEPWNAPESVQKAAKCIIGVDYPKPMVNHAETSRLNIERMKQIYQQLSRYRGLCLLASVPSCVEDLSGPVIDSASGQGCSTNTAMRLSQAEQASPKRKHEGAEELCTEELYKRAKVTGLPTPEIPGKSL; this is encoded by the exons ATGGCGGCGGCCGCTCTGGGCCCGGCtccggcctcggcctcggcctcggccccggcccttTGCCGCTCGGTGCATTGGTTTCGCCGCGGGCTGCGTCTCCACGACAACCCGGCGCTGCAGGAAGCGTTGCGGGACGCCGCGTCCCTCCGTTGCATCTATATCCTGGACCCTTGGTTCGCCGCCTCCTCCGCCGTGGGCATCAACCGGTGGCG ttttcTCCTCCAGTCTCTGGAAGATCTGGACAACAGTTTAAGGAAACTCAACTCTCGCTTGTTTGTCGTGCGAGGACAGCCAACAGATGTCTTCCCAAGACTCTTTAAA GAATGGGGAGTCACTCGTCTCACCTTCGAATACGACTCGGAGCCATTTGGTAAGGAGAGAGATGCAGCTATCGTCAAACTGGCCAAGGAGGCTGGCGTGGAGGTGGTGATAGAGAATTCCCACACCCTCTATGACCTGGACAG AATAATTGAACTGAATGGCCACAAGCCACCCCTCACCTACAAGCGCTTCCAGGCCATCATTAGCCGTATGGAGCTCCCAAAGAAGCCGGTGAGCACTGTAATAAGCCAGCAAATGGAGACGTGTAAAGTGGACATCCAGGAGAACCATGACGATGTGTATGgggtcccatccctggaagagcTGG GCTTTCCTACGGATGGTCTTGCCCCTGCAGTTTGGCAAGGAGGGGAGACGGAAGCCTTGGCACGGCTAGATAAACACTTGGAAAGAAAG GCATGGGTTGCAAATTACGAAAGACCAAGGATGAATGCCAATTCATTGCTGGCCAGCCCTACAGGACTCAGTCCCTACCTGCGTTTTGGCTGCTTGTCCTGCCGCTTGTTTTACTATCGTCTCTGGGAGCTGTATAAGAAG GTGAAGCGGAACAGCACCCCCCCGCTCTCTCTCTACGGACAGCTTCTGTGGCGGGAGTTTTTCTACACAGCAGCCACAAACAACCCAAAGTTTGATCGTATGGAGGGGAACCCCATCTGCATCCAAATCCCCTGGGACAGGAATCCTGAAGCCTTGGCAAAGTGGGCAGAGGGCAAGACAGGCTTCCCTTGGATTGATGCAATCATGACCCAACTGAGACAGGAAGGCTGGATCCATCATCTGGCCAGGCATGCGGTGGCCTGCTTCCTGACCAGGGGCGACCTCTGGATCAGCTGGGAGTCAGGAGTCAGG GTATTCGATGAATTGTTGCTGGATGCAGATTTTAGCGTAAACGCAGGCAGTTGGATGTGGCTTTCGTGCAGTGCGTTCTTCCAGCAGTTCTTTCACTGTTACTGCCCTGTGGGCTTCGGACGTCGCACAGACCCCAGTGGTGACTATGTTAA GAGGTATCTGCCCAAACTAAAGGGTTTCCCCTCACGGTACATCTACGAACCATGGAATGCCCCAGAGTCTGTGCAGAAGGCAGCCAAGTGCATCATTGGGGTGGACTACCCCAAACCCATGGTGAACCACGCGGAGACCAGCCGACTGAACATCGAACGCATGAAGCAGATCTACCAGCAGCTCTCGCGCTATAGGGGACTCT GTTTACTGGCATCAGTCCCTTCGTGTGTGGAAGATCTCAGTGGCCCAGTCATAGACTCAGCTtcagggcagggctgcagcaccaaTACAG CGATGAGGCTGTCGCAAGCAGAGCAGGCTTCTCCAAAGCGCAAACATGagggagcagaagagctgtgcACTGAAGAACTGTATAAACGAGCCAAAGTGACAGGTCTCCCCACGCCAGAGATCCCTGGCAAGAGTTTATGA